Sequence from the bacterium genome:
AATGGCGCGCAAATTGACCAAATGGAAAATCATGCCACGCGGTACGACCATCTCTTCCGTTTTGAATGCGATTGACCCGGAGCCTTTTGATGTGGCCTATCGCCAAAAAGCGGTGAAACAATCCGAGTACGACTTTCTTTTCGTCGGGACTGCGAGACCCGTAAAACGCTTCGACGTGGTTCTGCGCGCGATGGATACCCTCAATGTGCGCGGCAGATGTGCACGTCTGGCAGCCGTGCTTCTTCCCCACAGGCGGTACAGGGGGCTGGTTGATGACTACCGGAAGGAAGCGAAAGAACGTGGGATCGACGGTCATGTCGCGTTCTTCGGCCCTCGGTCGTTTGCACAACTGAGGAGGCTCTATGCCTCTTCCCGGTGCATACTGCTGTCATCGGATAGCGAGGGGATGTCGAATATTCTCCTTGAGGGAATGGCATCAGGTTGTTATGTAATTGCACGTGATCGGTGTATGCCGCAGCATCTCATCGGGGCGCGTAATCGGACATTTAGCACTGAAAACCAGTTGGTCAATGCGATGGAGGAAATGCTCGGCGCTCCTGATGGTTGCGTAGAGGAGAACAGGAAGCTCGTGTGCCTTTACCATAGCCTCTCTGCCGAGGCTGCGGCGTATCGCAAAATGTTTTATGCAGCCATGCGGTAGTGGCTGCATTGAGGAAAGAATATGGGACAGGGCTGTGTAGATGTCTACATTACGGTTCATGTCGAAGAGCACCGTAAGTTTATGAACCGGCTCCACTATGGTCACGAGCGATTTTTTCGACTGCTCCTCGATGATCAGTGTCCGATTCCCCTCACACTTCTTGTCGCCCGCGTGAAAGAGGAGCCGGCCTGTCCCTCATGCGACTGTTCTCTTCTTGCGGAAATCCAGTCGCAAGGGGTTATGGAAGTGGGGTTGCATGTCCATCCCGCATTGAGCAGGTTTCCATATGAGCGGCAGCGCAGGATCATATCGGATGAGTGGAACCGAATGGTCGAGGGAACCGGCATTATGCCGAAGACCTTCTCCGGCGGGCACTGGTGCATCAACGCCAATACGCTCAAGATCGTGCGTCAGCTGGGCATGGTGGTTGATGCCTCCGTTGTGCCCGGATGCGGCGTCATGGCATACAATGGCGCTCGATTGCGCTACTCAGATAACTTCACCGAACCATATTGGGTCTCCACCGAGCAGTTGGATGCCGCCGATCCCGCAAGCGATCTTCTCGAGATGCCAGTGTCTATCCGCCCGAGGTCATCGATCGTCGACCTTACAACAACAGGGTTTTGGGATATCCTTGATTTCTTTTCGACTATGGCACGCCAGAAGCGCGATCGTCACTATCTTCATATGACGTTTCATTCCTACGACGTGCTCATGCCCGACGGCAAAATGAATTTCTTCTACGATAAGATCAAGTACGCCGTGGATCGCTTAAACGGCATTTTTAATGAGGTCAACCTTCGCACATGCTGGAGCTGCTATCTGCAAATGAACAGGGAGAGGGCGCTATGAAGATCATGATTGAACTGGACGAATGCGAGGAGATGGAAATTGCTCAGGCGATCTCCAAGAAGACCGCCGAGGTAGCCGATGCTGCGATCGCGAACTACTTCAGCAAAATTACGGTTGAAGAGTTCATTCGAATCCTGCGCCGCTCCTTGCGGACAAGCTGCGACGCTTTCTTTCAGCAGTATATGCAGTACTATATAGAGAAACGTGCGCCGAAGATTTTCCGAAAGATCGAAGACGATCTCCGTGGAGACGCTCTCGGCGAAGAGGAAACGAAGTAAGGCCGGAAAGCCATGAGATATATTCCTTTCACCGTCGTCTATTTCTACAGGATGATGAAAGCGCGGCAGATACGCCTTCTGCCCGCCATCTTTGTAGGGTTGACCTCTGCACTCATTGTTCTGTTTATTCCATGGCTTTCCAAGTTCTTCATCGATGAGATACTGGTCAATCAGAACGTCGAATATACCTATCCGTGCTTGTTGTTCTGGCTCTTTCTGGATCTGCTGCGCTTTTGCGGCAATGGCCTGCGCTCACTCTCGAACACCGTTGCCACATCCGGAATAACTGTAGGAGTCGGGGTATTCATCCTCGAGAAGATCCATAACTGTTCGCGCCGACTCTTTCACTCCTATAATATCGGTGAATTCGTAACGCGGATGAACGACGTTGAGTCAAGTGGTTACATCCTAATCGATGTCGTCAATGATATGACCGAGATCGTTGTTTATCTCATAGTTCTGCCCTTCGCCTTCCTTATCATTGACTCGAATCTGGCTGTGATCGTTGGCGCAACTGTTATCTTGTGCGTTATTTCGTCGGCGGTCCTCTCTCGTTTTATCGAATGGCTGCATAAGCGAAAACGGCAGGAAGAGGCCTCCTATGTGCAGCAGGTCCTGGTGACAGCTGAGAATGTCGCCGAGATCCAAAGCTGCGGCATCAAGAAACAGATATTTGACGAGATCCATGCTCGTAACTTCCGAATTAAGGAATTGGAGTTACGAAAAGTGACGGCATCGCAGATCCATCGGTTTACCAATCGTCTGCTTTTTGCGGTAGGCTCCTTCTTCTATCGGCTGTTCTCAGTCGGACTTGTCGTCAATGGCAATATGACGATCGGTGATTTCTTCGCTTACAACACGATCCTCACCCTCTTGTTCAGCCCCATCGAGGCACTTACCGCCCTCGTGCGTCCCGTCCAGGAGATGTTTGTCAACAGCCAGCGCATCGAGGAGTTTCTTCTCTTTCCAGAGCAGTTCGGCGGGGTGCAGCCGATGCCGGATCCGGCCGATCTTATTATGCGATCCGTAGCAATGAGCTATGCTGAAGGTGGACCGCTGGTTCTTCGCGGATTTGATTTCCCGTTTCACAAGGGGGTCCTCTATGGGCTGATCGGTCCTAACGGGTCGGGTAAGTCAACGCTCTTGAGGCTCATTGCGCGACACTACGACCCTGACGATGGGGAGATCATCTATGGAGACACGAATATCGACGAGATAGAGCGGAATACTTACCGTTCGGCGGTCGCCTATCTCCCGGTTGAAGGCTATGTCTTCCCCACGACTTTCGAGCACAACATCATTCTCGGTAAGCCACTCAATCAGGAACTCCTCGATCGTATTGTGGACGAATTAGACATCGCTCATCTCCGGCAGAAATTCCCCACCCATAGCGATTCCCTGCTGGGTACGCAGGAGATTCGCCTGTCGAGCGGCGAGATCCAGCGGGTGAGCCTGGCGAGGGCTATCTATCACGGTCATCGCATTTATCTCTTCGATGAGGCGCTCTCGGCACTGGATGCCCAAGTGATCGAGCGGGCGATGCTGGCCCTGCGTCGCCACATTCGGGATAGAATTGTGATCATCGCATCGCACCACCTCGACATTCTGCGGAATGTGGATGAGATTCTTTGCCTCAGGGAGGGGCAGCTCATCGAGTCGGGCAAATTCGGGGAACTCTCCCGCAAAGGTACGTTCTTCTTTGACCTCTTCCACGGACGGGGGGAAGTTGAAAGCATGTAATCGGGTCTTGCCAATTAATTCCTTGATATTTAAAGCAGTTTTCCGTATATTTTCAGAAAGTATGCAGAAATTCCCTAGTGTTTTCAGATTGTTATGACACTCCGGAGCTACGGCACCGAAAGGAGCAAGTATGAAAAGGCTGACCATCGCAGTAGCGCTCATCACCCTGGCCTTGGCAACGCCGGCAAGATCGTTCGCCGCGAACTCCGGCTATGACGAAGGCTTTTTCATAGCGAGCGACGATCAGGAATTCATGCTCAAACTCAATGGTCGACTCCAGCCTCAGCTATATTTCCAGGACTCTGCGACCCAGCAGAAACAACTGACCTTCAATTTGAGAAGGGCACAACTCAACGTATTCTCTGAAATCCATGATATTGTAGCCATAGGATTTAATCTGGAACATGCGGTTACAAATGTGGGCACACAGAACTTTCAAACCGTCAACATAGGCGGTGCTTATGTTTCAGTTGAGGTGATACCTCAATTTGTAATAACGGCTGGCATGGTCGGTCTCCCGCTCGACATGATGAGTGAAATCAGCAGTGCCTGGCTCCTCCTCATTGAAAAACCAATTACCAACTCTCAATCGGATGGTATCACGAACCTCACGCCGCTGCGCCCAAGTTTCGGCACACCCGACGGTTTGGGCATCAACTTTTCTGGGGGATATTGGAAATGGTATTACTCGTTCTCCGTGGTTAATGGTGCGGAATCAAACTATGCCCTCAATCCCGATATGAAGATGTCGTTCGGATTCAGGACTGGCATCAATATACTCGATCCTGTGCCGGGCAAACTGACTGACTTTGATTGCTCCGAAACCCCGAAGCTTACGGTTAATCTTGGCAGCACGTACCAGGGCAAACGCACGGACCCGAACACCAACGCGAACATCAGTTACCTGTGGACCTCGTCGCTGGGCGTTGGCCTGCGTTGGGGCGGATTCGCTTTCACCACAGAGGGCTACTACAGGCGCACGAAGATCACGAGCCTGGGCACCGCGGTATGGGCCAGGCCCATGCTCACGGACATAGGTTACTACGCGGCCGCAGGCTATTATATAATCCCCAAGAAATTCGAGATCGCGGCGCAAGCGGGCCAGATCATCCGCCAGGGGCCTGACAACGACTCGTGGCAGTTCGGCGGCGGCGTCAACTACTACATCTTCGACAACAACCTCAAGCTCCAGGCAGCCTACGTGCTCACCACCGACTTCGACGACGTGACCGGTACTCGGACCAACAAGGTCAGCACGGGCACTTTGATGCTTTCAGCTTTGTTCTAGAAAGAGTAATTTATGATCTGAAGGCCGGGGTGACGTCCCGGCCTTTTTTGTAACGATTGATATGACCGAAATGATTTCAACAAAAATAAAGTCGTTTCCGCGCAAGCCCGGCGTCTATCTGTTCAAGGACGCCGGCGGCGACGTGATCTACGTGGGCAAGGCCGTGAGGCTGCGCGACAGGGTTTCATCGTACTTCAGAGACGAGCCCGCCCGCCTCGCCCGCGGGGCTCGCGCGGCGGGCGGGCGGCCCCAACTCAAATTTCTCCTCAAGCGCACCAAGGATATCGACTGCATCGTCACGGACACGGAGAAGGAGGCGCTGCTCCTGGAGAACACCCTCATCAAGGAGCATTCCCCTCGCTACAACATAAGCCTCAAGGACGACAAGACGTACGTATCTATCAGGATAGGGGCGGAGCATCCGTCGCCCGGCATCTCGCTTACCCGCAGGCCCACGAAAGACGGGGCGCGCTACTTCGGGCCGTACGATTCGGCGCTCGCCGCGCGCGAGGCAGTGGAGCAGATCGTGCGGTTCTTCATGGTGCGGACCTGCACTGACCGGGAGTTTGCCAACCGCGTCCGTCCCTGCCTCAAGTACGACATCGGCCGATGCAGCGGGCCCTGCGTGGGCAAGGTGAGCGCAGAGGACTACGCGCGGCAGGTGGACGAAGCGGTGATGTTCCTAGCGGGCCGGAGCGTCGAGCTCCTCGATATCCTGGAAGATAAGATGCGTGAGGCCTCGGGGCAGGAGCATTACGAGGACGCAGCCCGCATGCGAGACGCGATCGTTATGCTCCGGGGCGTGATCGAGAAACAGTCCGTGGTCAAACACGGCGGCGGCGACCACGACGCGGTAGGGATCGCAAGGCAGGGGGCGAGGGCGGCGATATGCGTGCTGAAGGTGAGGGGCGGCGTGCTCACGGGCCGCCGCTCGTTCATGGCCGGAGATCCGGCGTCCGGCGAGGCCAAGGCGGTGGAGGAATTCCTCCTGCAGCACTACGGCGAGGGTTCGGAGATGCCGATGAAGATATTCGTCCACGCCATGCCCGAGGGGGCTCGCGCCGTGGAGCAGCTTTTGTCCGACAGGCGCGGAGGCAGGGTGAAGATCGCGTCGCCGGTCCGCGGAGAGATGAAGAGGCTCGTCGAACTCGCGCGCACAAACGCGCGCGAGATGCTGGCGCTCCGGGCTCGATCCCACGGCGCTGCGGAGGTGGTAGAGCGGATCGGCCGCGCCCTCAAGCTCGGTCATACGCCTGAGACGATCGAATGCGTGGATATCTCCAACTTGAGCGGCCGCGAGGCGGTGGGCTCCATCGTTTCATTCTCGTGCGGCGAGCCGGACAAGTCGCGCTACCGCATCTACAACATCCGCACGCTGGATACTCCGGACGACTACGGCATGATGCGCGAGGTCATCTCACGGCGCTTCAGGTCTGATGTCTCGCTGCGCAGGGCCGAGCGCCCGCGGACCCCTCCCGACCTGTTGCTCGTGGACGGAGGCAAGGGCCAGCTTGCGATAGCGGAAAGGGCGCTCAGGGAATGCGGGGCGAGGGTTCCGGTCGCCGCGATCGCCAAGGGCGAGAAGAAAGGCCACGCCGACCGGATATTCATCCCAGGTCGCAAGAACCCGATAAATTTCAGGCGCGGATCCAAAGAGCTCCTGCTCCTCATGCGCATACGCGACGAGGCGCACCGATTCGGCATAGGCGCCCACCGCCGCAGGCGCAGTCGGGCCGCGCTTGGCGGCTGAGGTCGCTGTCTCCCTGGCGGTTTTTTAACGGCTTTTTGACGCTGAAGGGTAGATTCTCACTCTGATCCCTTATTTCAGCTCCTCCCGGCAGTTCTGTTTGATCTTATTAAACAGCCATTTAAAGCCATCCCCTTATTATACGTCCCTGGCACGTCCCTTGCTTATTTATAGGCGTGGAGGGTGGAAAATGGAAAAGGGACGCGCCAGCGACATGATAATGGAGCAGATCATGTGTGGGACCGATCTTGCGGGCGAATACAGGAACGCCGCAGTGATCTCCTGCGGTGGCATCTACATCCCGCACAACGGCGCGCGCGAGCAGCTGATCTACGAGATCATCAACACCTTCAATGCGGAAGAGCCGGTGAAGATCGTGTCAGGCTTCAGGCCGCGCAACATACTCCATGAGATAATCCAGAAGGAGTCAATGAACTGAACCCTTTGGAGATCACATCTCCTTTTTCGAGGCCGGTCGCAAGACCGGCCTTTCGCTTGCCGATGGGTTAGGCGAAAAATTTAGCTATGGATTCCCCATACGGCGCCTTGGCCACGCCGCGGTCGGTGATGATCGCGGTGACGAGGTCGGAGGGCGTCACGTCGAACGCGGGGTTCAAGACCTTCACGTAATTAGGGGTCACCTGGATGGATCCAACGTGTGTGACCTCCGAAGGATCGCGCTCCTCTATCGGTATGTCGTCGCCTCCGGCTATCTTCGGGTCGATCGTGGAGATCGGCGCCGCCACGTAGAAGGGGATGTTGTGGCGCTTCGCGAGCACTGCGACCTGGTACGTGCCGATCTTGTTTGCCACGTCGCCGTTCGCCGCGATCCTGTCCGCGCCGACGATGCAGGCGTCGATTTTTCCCTTCTTCATGAAGTGGCCGGCCATGGTGTCGGAGATGACCGTCACCTCCAGGCCGTGCTTCTGCAGCTCCCACGCGGTGAGCTTGGCGCCCTGGAGTCTGGGCCTTGTCTCGTCCGCGAATACGTGGATGCGCTTGCCCGCTTCGTTCGCCGCATAGATCACGCCGAGTGCGGTGCCGTAGCCTGCGGTTGCCAGGGCGCCGGCGTTGCAGTGCGTGAGCACGCTCATTCCGTCCTTGAGCAGCGGTTGACCGTTTCTGCCGATGCGGCGGTTGGACTCGATGTCCTCGGCGTAGATCTTCAGCGCCTCGTTCTTGAGCAGCGCGGTGATCTCGTCGAGGGGTTTTCCCTTGTTGGCGAGCGCGCACGCCTTCATGCGATCGATCGCCCAGAAGAGGTTGACCGCGGTGGGGCGGGTATCGCCGATGCGGCCGCATATGGAGACCAGTTTCTCGAAGTACTCGTCGAAGCTTTTCACGCCGATGCCGAGCGCGCCCAGCGCTACGCCCATGGCGGCCGCGACGCCTATCGCCGGCGCTCCTCTGATCACCATGTTGCGGATCGCCTGCGCCACGCCCAGGTAGTCCTCGTAGGTGTTGTAGATCTCCTCGGTGGGGAGCCTGCGCTGATCGAGCATCACCACCTTGTCGTCCTTCCATTCTATCGTCTTGATCAAATCCACTTTGACTCCTTTGTCATCATCCCAATTTCTTCTTCAGCATCTCGTTCACCATCTGCGGATTCGCCTGGCCCTTCGTCGCCTTCATCACCTGGCCCACGAGGAAACCCATCACCGCGGCCTTGCCGGACTTGTACTGCTCGACCTGTTTCGCGTTCTCGGAAATCACCTTGTCCACCGCGGACTCTATCGCCGAGAGGTCGGTCACCTGAACCAGGCCCTTGTCGCCCACGATCTTGCCCGGGCCAGCGCCGGTCGAATACATCTCCACGAAGACGTCCTTGGCGATCTTGCCGGTGATCTCTCCGTCCTCGACCATCTTTATCAGCGCGGCGAGGTCGGCCGGCTTTATTCTGCATGCTGCGATCCCGTCATCTTCGTCCTTGAGCTCGCGCAGGAGCTCGGAGATGATCCAGTTGGCCGCCTTCTTCGCAGGGGCGCCTGCGGCTATCACGGCCTCGAAGTAGTCCGCGAGCCTCTTGTCCTCGGTTATGATGAGAGCATCCGCCTCCGCGATCCCGTGGTCCTTCGTGAAGCGCCCTGCTTTGGCGTGTGCGAGTTCGGGGAGCGTTGCGCGCACGCGCTCTATCCATTTCTTGTCCACGATCAGCGGCAGGAGGTCCGGGTCAGGGAAGTAACGGTAGTCGTGCGCCTCTTCTTTGCTGCGCATGGATTCGGTGCGTCCCGCCGCGTCATTCCAGAGTCTGGTCTCCTGCGTCACCTTGCCGCCCGTATCCAACACCTTGCCTTGTCTCTCGATCTCGAACGCTATCGACCTCTCTACAGCCTTGAAGGAGTTGAGGTTCTTCATCTCGGTGCGCGTGCCGAACTCCTTTTGCCCCGCGGGCCGGATCGAGACGTTGGCGTCGCAGCGGAAATTGCCCTCCTGGAGGTTGCCTTCGCACACGCCGAGGTACACGAGCACGTTGCGGAGCGTGCGCAAATAGTCGCCTGCCTCCTTGGGCGAGCGCATGTCGGGGCCGGAGACTATCTCGATGAGCGGCACGCCGCAGCGGTTGAAATCCACATGACTCTTCTCGGCGTGGCCGTAGTCGTGCATGAGTTTGCCCGCGTCCTCCTCAAGGTGGATGCGGATGAGCGATATCTCCTTGTCCGTGTGCTTCGTCTTCACCTTTACGCTGCCGCCCAGGCATAGCGGGAACTCGTACTGCGATATCTGGTAGCCCTTGGGCAGGTCGGGATAGAAGTAGTTCTTCCTGGCGAAGACGCTGCGCTCCTGCATCCTGCATCCCAGCGCGAGCCCCGCTTTTATCGCCATCTCCACTGCGGAGCCGTTGACCACGGGCAGCGTGCCGGGCTGACCGGTGCATATGGGGCAGACGGTGGCGTTGGGAGCAGCCCCCTTGTCGTTGGAGGCGCAGGAGCAGAACATCTTGCTCGCCGTGGCGAGCTGCGCGTGGACCTCCAACCCTATGACCGCTTCGTACTTTGCCATAATATTCCTGATCGTCAGCTCACCGGCACCCTCTTGTGCCACTCCGTAGCCTGCTCGTACGCGAAGCCGATGTTGAGCAGTCCCGCTTCGTCGAGCGGCCTTCCGATCAGCTGCATTCCGATGGGGAGCCCAGCCCTGGTGGCGCCGCAGGGGAGCGCCAGTCCCGGAAGCCCCGCGAGGCTCGCCGGTATCGTGAATATGTCGTTGAGGTACATCTTTATCGGGTCATCCTTCTTTTCGCCCAGCGCAAAGGGCGGGGTGGGGGTGGCGGGCGCGATTATCGCGTCGCACTGTTCGAAGGCGTCGAGAAAATCTTTTTTGATGAGCGTGCGCGCCTTCTGCGCCTTGAGATAGTATGCGTCGTAGTATCCGGAGGAGAGCACGTACGTGCCTACCACGATGCGCAGCGCTACCTCGGGCCCGAATCCTTCGGTGCGGCTCCTGGAGAAGAGCTCTCCCAGCTCGTTCGCGCCCTTTGCCCTGTGGCCGTATCTTACGCCGTCGTAGCGCGCTAGGTTCGCAGAGGCCTCCGCCGGCGCGATGATGTAGTAACACGCCAGCGAATACTTCGTGTGCGGGAGCGATATTTCCTTTGTCCTGGCCCCCAGCTTCGAGAGCGTCTCCGACGCGGTTCGCACCGCTTTCTCGACCTCGGGATCGATTCCCTCGACAAAGTATTCCTTCGGTATGCCGATCGTCTTTCCCTTTATGTCGCCCGTGAGCGCTGCCCTGTAGTCCGGCGCAGGCTGTGGGATGGAGGTCGCATCCTTCGGGTCATGGCCCGCGATCGCGCCGAGCATGATCGCGCAGTCTGTCACGTCCCTCGCCATGGGACCCACCTGGTCCAGGGAGCTGGCGAAGGAGATTATCCCGTAGCGGCTTATCCTGCCGTAGGTCGGTTTGAGCGCGACGATCCCGCAGAAGGCGGCCGGCTGGCGCACTGAGCCGCCGGTGTCCGTGCCCAGCGACGCCGGCGTGAGCCCCGCGGCGACCGCAGCGGCGGAGCCGCCGCTGGATCCCCCGGGGGTGAGCGCGCGATTCCACGGGTTCTTCACGGGCCCGAACGCGGAGTGCTCGTTGGAGCTGCCCATCGCGAACTCGTCCATGGAGAGTTTGCCTGTGATGACCACGCCGGCCCTCTTCAGCCTCTCCACCACGGTGCCGTCGTAAGTCGGCACGTAGTTTCCGAGGATCTTCGAGCAGCAGGTCGTGCGGATTCCCTTTGTTATGAAGATGTCCTTGAGCGCGAGCGGAACTCCGGTGAGGGGGGCCGCGTCCTCGCCTGCGGCGAGCCTCTTGTCGGCCGCCTTCGCGGCCTGCATCGCGGCTTCATCGCAGCGGGTGACGAACGAATTGATGGAGGGATCGCGCTCGGTTATCTCGGCCAGGTATTCCCGCGTGAGCTCCGTCGAGCTTATCTTTTTATTCTGAAGCAGCGCCGAGATCTCGGCCAGACCCTTTTTGCAAAGCTCGCGCATTGAGATCACTCGCTCTCGATGACCCTGGGCACCTGGACAAAGGGTCCGTCGCGCTCCGGCGCCTGCGCCAGGAGCTCATCCTGCATGCCGGAGGGATGCACCTCATCCTCCCTGAGGGAGGATGCGAACTCGACGGCGTGCGAGGTGGGAGCAACGCCCTCCGTATCGAGCTCGTTGAGCTGCGCCACGTACTCCAGCACCGCGCCGGCCTTGGCCACGAGCTTATGCATTCCGGCCTCGTCGAAGGAGAGCTTTGCGAGCCTCACCGTCTTCTCCACCGCAGCGACTAGATCATCCCTTCCGGTCTTATGCGACATAATATATTGGATGTGCTCTCCTGCCGGCCCGTCAGAACCTGAAGAGGTTGAGCAGCGAATCGAGTATCTGCGTCTCCTCGCCGCACAGATTCTTCATGGTCGCAGGCAGGAGCATGACGCTTCCGCAGTTGAAGCACTTGTGTATGGTCTCTCCCTTGAAGCTTATCTCCTCCAGCTCCATGCCGCAGTTGCCGCATCTGCGCCAGTGCAGCTGCTTCAGGCGTTCGTGCTCCTCCCTGGCCATGAGCTTGCGCTTTTGTTCCGCGATCTTCTGCTTCTTCACTAAGTCCTGTTTTTCGAAGTAAGAGGATTCAGGCCGTGGCGGTTTTTTCACTTCCCCCTCCTTGTCCCTGATTTGCGCTTATCACAGCGATGCTATCAAGGCAAGGCCGGGGGATAGGGTTGTGCGGATGACTTTGTCGTGATAGATCAAGGGACATGACAGCCTGCATGCAGCTCCTTGCCTTCTCTCCGCAGTGGCTCCTCTATCTCATGGCGTGCTTCGTAGGCGCCGTCCTCGGCAGTTTTGCGAACGTCTGCATATGGCGCATGCCGCGCGGCGAGTCGGTGGCGTGGCCGCCCTCGCACTGCCCGGTCTGCGGCCGCAGACTCGCGTGGTGGGAGAACGTGCCGGTCCTGAGCTACCTGGCGCTGCGAGGCAGGTGCCGCACGTGCAGATGCCGGATATCGATCCGCTACCCGATCGTGGAGCTGGCGATGAGCGTGCTCGCCCTCCTCACGTGGTGGTATTTCGGCGATCCGCTCAAGTTTTTCGTCTACCTCAGCCTCTTCATACTGCCCATGGTCATAGTGACCGGCATCGACCTGTATCATTACATCATCCCCGACTCGATAAGCCTGCCCGGCATCGGCGTGGGGCTCATCGTCCACGTGCTCTTGGGCGGCGGGGAGGGCTCCTATCTCTGGACGGCCGTGGATTCGGTTGCCGGCATTGTCGTCGGCGGCGGGGCGCTCTATCTTGTCGCCTTGGCCTACGAGAAACTGAGAAAGCAGGAGGGGCTGGGCGCAGGAGACGTAAAGCTCATCGCGATGATCGGCGCCTTCTTCGGCTGGAAGGCGGTGCTGCTCATACTCCTCATGTCGTCGTTCCTGGGCTCCCTGGTGGGGCTCGCGGTCATATTGATCCTTCGCAAGGATCTCAAATATGCCATACCTTTCGGGCCCTTTCTCGCTGCGGCAGGGGTCATAAATCTCTTTGCAGGGCAGCGACTTGTCGCGTGGTACATGGGGCTTTTCTAGGGAAAAACAGCCTTTTATTCACACTTTTTAAAGTAATTTATACTTAATTAATATAAATTGAGTATATAATTGTAGATAATTAATAAAAATACTTGACGATTTTCATGCTTTTGAGACAATTCATTATACCGACCGGCCGCATTGCGGCCGTAATCATCTCTGCAGGGGTTTTCTATGCAAACGGAAAAGAAAGTGATCCCAAATAACGTCCAGCGCTTTCGCGAGGAACTCCTCATGAGCAAGGCGGAGCTCGCGCGAAAAGCGGGTCTCTCTGCGCTCACGATCGATCGGGTCGAGAGCGGCTTGCAGTGCAGGATGGATACGAAACGCAAGATCCTCCTCTCGCTCGGCCTCAAGCTCACGGACAAGGATCGCGTCTTCCCGGAAGGTTGATACTTCATAA
This genomic interval carries:
- a CDS encoding glycosyltransferase family 4 protein — protein: MKRRPKILFYSDVFEPAYSGGLVTSLKRIATSLSMRKMFNVHLLTYDPRLAKRGTRCCPEGYTVHGHGRGEGNIAYLYIQSATKAIVELHRELKFDLFIAFFAHMPLLAVATASKAVGVPYVVCARGSDVNVNMEEDLHRKVMRDYFRDAAAVVCVSEEMARKLTKWKIMPRGTTISSVLNAIDPEPFDVAYRQKAVKQSEYDFLFVGTARPVKRFDVVLRAMDTLNVRGRCARLAAVLLPHRRYRGLVDDYRKEAKERGIDGHVAFFGPRSFAQLRRLYASSRCILLSSDSEGMSNILLEGMASGCYVIARDRCMPQHLIGARNRTFSTENQLVNAMEEMLGAPDGCVEENRKLVCLYHSLSAEAAAYRKMFYAAMR
- a CDS encoding ABC transporter ATP-binding protein, which gives rise to MRYIPFTVVYFYRMMKARQIRLLPAIFVGLTSALIVLFIPWLSKFFIDEILVNQNVEYTYPCLLFWLFLDLLRFCGNGLRSLSNTVATSGITVGVGVFILEKIHNCSRRLFHSYNIGEFVTRMNDVESSGYILIDVVNDMTEIVVYLIVLPFAFLIIDSNLAVIVGATVILCVISSAVLSRFIEWLHKRKRQEEASYVQQVLVTAENVAEIQSCGIKKQIFDEIHARNFRIKELELRKVTASQIHRFTNRLLFAVGSFFYRLFSVGLVVNGNMTIGDFFAYNTILTLLFSPIEALTALVRPVQEMFVNSQRIEEFLLFPEQFGGVQPMPDPADLIMRSVAMSYAEGGPLVLRGFDFPFHKGVLYGLIGPNGSGKSTLLRLIARHYDPDDGEIIYGDTNIDEIERNTYRSAVAYLPVEGYVFPTTFEHNIILGKPLNQELLDRIVDELDIAHLRQKFPTHSDSLLGTQEIRLSSGEIQRVSLARAIYHGHRIYLFDEALSALDAQVIERAMLALRRHIRDRIVIIASHHLDILRNVDEILCLREGQLIESGKFGELSRKGTFFFDLFHGRGEVESM
- the uvrC gene encoding excinuclease ABC subunit UvrC: MISTKIKSFPRKPGVYLFKDAGGDVIYVGKAVRLRDRVSSYFRDEPARLARGARAAGGRPQLKFLLKRTKDIDCIVTDTEKEALLLENTLIKEHSPRYNISLKDDKTYVSIRIGAEHPSPGISLTRRPTKDGARYFGPYDSALAAREAVEQIVRFFMVRTCTDREFANRVRPCLKYDIGRCSGPCVGKVSAEDYARQVDEAVMFLAGRSVELLDILEDKMREASGQEHYEDAARMRDAIVMLRGVIEKQSVVKHGGGDHDAVGIARQGARAAICVLKVRGGVLTGRRSFMAGDPASGEAKAVEEFLLQHYGEGSEMPMKIFVHAMPEGARAVEQLLSDRRGGRVKIASPVRGEMKRLVELARTNAREMLALRARSHGAAEVVERIGRALKLGHTPETIECVDISNLSGREAVGSIVSFSCGEPDKSRYRIYNIRTLDTPDDYGMMREVISRRFRSDVSLRRAERPRTPPDLLLVDGGKGQLAIAERALRECGARVPVAAIAKGEKKGHADRIFIPGRKNPINFRRGSKELLLLMRIRDEAHRFGIGAHRRRRSRAALGG
- the mtnA gene encoding S-methyl-5-thioribose-1-phosphate isomerase, with product MIKTIEWKDDKVVMLDQRRLPTEEIYNTYEDYLGVAQAIRNMVIRGAPAIGVAAAMGVALGALGIGVKSFDEYFEKLVSICGRIGDTRPTAVNLFWAIDRMKACALANKGKPLDEITALLKNEALKIYAEDIESNRRIGRNGQPLLKDGMSVLTHCNAGALATAGYGTALGVIYAANEAGKRIHVFADETRPRLQGAKLTAWELQKHGLEVTVISDTMAGHFMKKGKIDACIVGADRIAANGDVANKIGTYQVAVLAKRHNIPFYVAAPISTIDPKIAGGDDIPIEERDPSEVTHVGSIQVTPNYVKVLNPAFDVTPSDLVTAIITDRGVAKAPYGESIAKFFA
- the gatB gene encoding Asp-tRNA(Asn)/Glu-tRNA(Gln) amidotransferase subunit GatB; translated protein: MMAKYEAVIGLEVHAQLATASKMFCSCASNDKGAAPNATVCPICTGQPGTLPVVNGSAVEMAIKAGLALGCRMQERSVFARKNYFYPDLPKGYQISQYEFPLCLGGSVKVKTKHTDKEISLIRIHLEEDAGKLMHDYGHAEKSHVDFNRCGVPLIEIVSGPDMRSPKEAGDYLRTLRNVLVYLGVCEGNLQEGNFRCDANVSIRPAGQKEFGTRTEMKNLNSFKAVERSIAFEIERQGKVLDTGGKVTQETRLWNDAAGRTESMRSKEEAHDYRYFPDPDLLPLIVDKKWIERVRATLPELAHAKAGRFTKDHGIAEADALIITEDKRLADYFEAVIAAGAPAKKAANWIISELLRELKDEDDGIAACRIKPADLAALIKMVEDGEITGKIAKDVFVEMYSTGAGPGKIVGDKGLVQVTDLSAIESAVDKVISENAKQVEQYKSGKAAVMGFLVGQVMKATKGQANPQMVNEMLKKKLG